One region of Psychrobacter sp. DAB_AL43B genomic DNA includes:
- a CDS encoding peptidoglycan D,D-transpeptidase FtsI family protein, whose translation MSDKKPNANTAKTAAKNASKKSASGKVTKPLRRASAAKSGQTSSKPDNKSSDSRKAKLFGRLKNNEEQGAYTSVKNLKSKRAFLGKASGASSRGGVEQDKNRFRLIWAIALIILVALIGRAYYIQVLNTQFYQDKGNELITSVRTQSSYRGMITDRNDLPLAVSAPLATVSFSPHDYAREYYELKRIIITNPESPQLIARMQKRLDNMDLTTLAAAANISVTELKKVTAIDDSIDVTDEVAVKAALPSGAGSHYLPLLNKVTPEIAQSVSSLDFPGVNEKNFFQRYYPQPQPNSQLLGFMGQNANDPEGGYEGRAGIERQYEKELAGDDGKVLVLKDAKQNSLKEIKQIEPEVPGKDVKLTIDSRLQYLLYKELEKAGRLQKARWSTGMVVDVQTGEVLALSTWPSFNSNNLNEMTGENQRNRALLDVFEPGSVMKPFTVAAALDSGKYTATTLIDTNPGSIRVRGYTIRDHNNLGRITMATLLQKSSNVASTKIALSLPPDGITNMQKQFGFGTKTPLQFPGEGSGLVVTPKEKETSRRATVSYGYGIQVTLAQVAQAYSALAAGGVMHPLTLTKNDKAQPSKRIMAHEQAMAIVQMMESVTENGGTAKGAAIDGYRVAGKTGTSRRINPKGGYYTDQYRNVFAGMAPASNPRLVGVMLIEDPRGQIYAGLTVAPVFHNVMKEALRLYNVPLDKPLKTEAQ comes from the coding sequence ATGAGTGATAAAAAGCCCAACGCCAATACTGCTAAAACCGCTGCAAAGAATGCCAGCAAAAAATCAGCCAGCGGCAAGGTTACTAAGCCGCTACGCCGTGCTAGTGCTGCAAAGTCTGGGCAAACGAGCAGTAAACCTGATAATAAATCATCCGACAGTCGCAAAGCCAAGCTGTTTGGTCGCCTAAAAAACAATGAAGAGCAGGGTGCTTATACCAGTGTTAAAAACCTGAAAAGTAAAAGAGCGTTTTTGGGTAAAGCGTCTGGTGCTTCCTCTCGCGGCGGCGTTGAGCAGGATAAAAACCGCTTTCGTCTGATTTGGGCAATAGCGCTTATTATTTTAGTAGCGCTCATCGGTCGTGCTTACTATATTCAAGTTCTCAACACTCAGTTTTATCAAGATAAGGGCAATGAGCTTATCACCAGTGTGCGCACGCAAAGCTCCTATCGTGGCATGATTACGGATCGCAACGATCTGCCATTAGCCGTCAGTGCGCCACTGGCGACGGTATCTTTTAGCCCGCATGATTATGCCCGCGAGTATTATGAGCTTAAGCGCATTATTATTACCAATCCTGAGAGTCCGCAGCTTATCGCACGTATGCAGAAGCGCTTGGATAATATGGATTTGACCACCCTAGCTGCTGCTGCCAATATTTCAGTTACTGAGCTAAAAAAAGTTACTGCTATCGACGATAGTATCGATGTGACTGATGAAGTAGCGGTCAAAGCGGCGCTGCCATCGGGTGCAGGCTCGCATTATTTGCCACTATTGAATAAAGTGACGCCGGAGATTGCCCAAAGTGTCAGCTCGCTTGATTTTCCTGGTGTCAATGAGAAAAACTTCTTTCAGCGTTATTATCCGCAGCCGCAACCCAATTCTCAACTGCTGGGCTTTATGGGGCAAAATGCCAACGATCCTGAAGGTGGTTACGAGGGGCGTGCTGGTATCGAACGTCAGTATGAAAAAGAGCTGGCGGGCGATGATGGTAAAGTTTTGGTACTCAAAGATGCCAAACAAAACAGTCTTAAAGAAATTAAACAGATTGAGCCAGAAGTGCCGGGCAAAGATGTGAAGTTGACCATTGATTCACGTCTGCAATATTTGCTTTATAAAGAGCTGGAAAAGGCGGGGCGTTTGCAAAAAGCGCGCTGGTCAACGGGTATGGTGGTCGATGTACAAACCGGTGAAGTACTGGCGCTATCGACATGGCCGTCATTTAACTCCAATAACCTGAATGAGATGACCGGTGAAAATCAGCGTAACCGTGCGCTTCTTGATGTCTTTGAACCCGGTTCAGTCATGAAGCCATTTACCGTTGCTGCCGCTTTAGATTCAGGGAAATATACGGCCACTACCTTGATCGATACCAATCCTGGCTCTATCCGTGTCCGTGGTTATACGATTCGTGACCATAACAATCTCGGGCGGATCACGATGGCAACGCTACTACAGAAATCTAGTAACGTCGCCTCGACCAAGATTGCTTTGTCTCTACCACCTGATGGCATTACCAATATGCAAAAGCAGTTTGGCTTTGGGACAAAAACACCGCTGCAGTTCCCAGGTGAAGGTAGTGGGCTTGTGGTCACACCAAAAGAAAAAGAAACCTCAAGACGTGCAACAGTCAGTTATGGCTATGGTATACAAGTGACGCTGGCACAGGTAGCGCAAGCTTACTCAGCGCTGGCGGCAGGTGGCGTGATGCATCCGCTAACGTTGACTAAAAATGACAAAGCGCAGCCAAGTAAACGCATTATGGCGCACGAACAGGCAATGGCCATCGTCCAGATGATGGAAAGTGTCACTGAGAATGGTGGTACTGCTAAAGGTGCGGCCATTGATGGCTATCGCGTTGCCGGTAAAACAGGTACTTCACGCCGTATCAATCCGAAGGGTGGTTATTATACCGATCAGTATCGTAACGTCTTTGCTGGTATGGCGCCAGCGTCGAATCCACGGCTAGTCGGTGTTATGTTAATCGAAGACCCACGTGGTCAGATTTATGCCGGTTTAACAGTGGCACCCGTCTTTCATAATGTCATGAAAGAGGCGCTGCGTTTATATAATGTGCCTTTGGATAAACCGTTAAAAACCGAAGCTCAGTAG
- a CDS encoding cell division protein FtsL, with product MAISDKPASRRAATPPNADVGELFVRKFKLSNIYVAILILLAAAIVWSGIKTAEGVQQYHQDYKTLQDMKKQERKLQVEHQRLLIEQQTFSATPQIASRAVAELGMFSPTLTDKLIIQPGAATAVALVDPDASTSDVVAANDSDIIETDVANDTANGAASDVAVEVSATDSELAEAGQ from the coding sequence ATGGCAATATCTGACAAACCTGCAAGCCGCCGCGCCGCCACGCCACCCAATGCCGATGTTGGCGAGCTATTTGTGCGTAAATTTAAGTTATCAAATATTTATGTGGCCATATTAATATTGTTAGCGGCTGCTATTGTATGGAGTGGTATTAAAACGGCCGAAGGCGTTCAGCAATATCATCAGGATTATAAGACCTTGCAAGACATGAAAAAACAAGAGCGCAAGCTACAAGTTGAACATCAGCGCTTGCTTATTGAGCAGCAGACTTTTAGTGCGACGCCGCAAATTGCCAGTCGTGCGGTTGCTGAGTTGGGTATGTTTTCACCAACCCTCACAGACAAGCTGATTATCCAGCCGGGTGCTGCAACCGCTGTTGCACTGGTTGACCCTGATGCCAGTACCTCAGACGTCGTAGCAGCCAATGATTCAGATATTATTGAAACTGATGTTGCCAATGATACTGCTAATGGTGCGGCGAGTGATGTAGCCGTTGAGGTTTCTGCGACCGATTCTGAGCTAGCGGAGGCAGGACAATGA
- the rsmH gene encoding 16S rRNA (cytosine(1402)-N(4))-methyltransferase RsmH, with product MSVDQLAQESVTEQATSDQLSFVHDAVLLQETVAAVLGVKSLPKQTDNVEQSSESQNSLKMSGIYVDATFGRGGHSRLLLSQLADDATLIVFDKDPTAIAVARELANTDSRVKVVHDSFATLTDSLAAMGIKQVDGLMADLGISSPQIDDGSRGFSFMRDGAVDMRMDTSRGQSVAQWLETVDDETLANVLYDFGEERHSRRIARAIKQMDSYDSTLALAEVIKVAHPKWQKGKHPATQSFQAMRIFINNELGDVDEFLAQSIPVLKAGGQLAVISFHSLEDRRIKQFLQRHSKGQYPEDENLPMPPNRPRYFSKPKRVGPSKSEISHNPRSRSAWLRMATRTDIDYVTDIQS from the coding sequence GTGTCTGTTGATCAGCTTGCTCAAGAGTCTGTAACAGAACAAGCAACCTCTGATCAATTAAGTTTTGTCCATGATGCGGTGCTACTGCAAGAAACAGTCGCTGCCGTTTTGGGTGTCAAATCGCTACCAAAGCAAACAGACAATGTTGAACAAAGCAGTGAAAGCCAAAATAGCTTAAAAATGAGTGGTATTTACGTCGATGCAACTTTTGGGCGCGGTGGTCATAGCCGCTTGCTACTTAGTCAATTAGCCGATGATGCGACATTGATTGTCTTTGATAAAGATCCGACAGCGATTGCCGTTGCTCGCGAATTAGCAAATACTGATAGCCGCGTAAAAGTGGTGCATGATAGTTTTGCGACATTGACCGACAGTTTAGCGGCAATGGGAATTAAGCAAGTTGATGGTTTGATGGCAGATTTGGGTATTTCATCACCGCAAATTGACGATGGTAGCCGTGGTTTTAGTTTTATGCGCGATGGTGCGGTTGATATGCGCATGGATACCAGTCGCGGGCAGTCGGTTGCCCAGTGGCTTGAGACAGTTGATGATGAAACCTTAGCCAATGTGCTTTATGATTTTGGTGAAGAGCGCCATAGCCGCCGTATTGCGCGCGCTATTAAGCAGATGGACAGTTACGACTCTACTTTGGCGTTGGCTGAAGTAATCAAGGTTGCGCATCCAAAATGGCAAAAAGGCAAACATCCAGCGACACAAAGCTTTCAAGCTATGCGAATTTTTATCAATAATGAGCTTGGTGATGTTGATGAATTTTTAGCGCAAAGTATTCCGGTTTTAAAAGCAGGCGGACAGCTGGCAGTGATTAGCTTTCATTCGTTAGAGGATCGCCGTATTAAGCAGTTTTTGCAGCGTCATAGTAAAGGGCAATATCCAGAAGATGAGAATTTGCCGATGCCGCCTAACCGCCCTCGTTACTTTAGTAAGCCAAAGCGCGTTGGTCCAAGTAAATCGGAAATAAGCCATAACCCACGCTCGCGTAGTGCATGGTTACGCATGGCAACTCGTACAGATATTGACTATGTGACAGATATTCAATCGTAA